One stretch of Gopherus flavomarginatus isolate rGopFla2 chromosome 2, rGopFla2.mat.asm, whole genome shotgun sequence DNA includes these proteins:
- the MTERF3 gene encoding transcription termination factor 3, mitochondrial: protein MAFWARQISIWCSSVKTSNVANSIQQLRRTHRTWMQLHELSVLSLLCTDNQFFQRGLKTYQSVSLGNRLQSTNSSNGQIVSSENNLLSPVNHYQQQADVIPSSDTETLYEVWEDTPPSSALEEISEEEAVQIVAEPPLPLSSFTLRDYVDRSETLRKLVLLGVDLSKVEKRPHAGQLLLRLDFEKDVRKRLLFLKDVGVEDHQLGPFLTQNPYILAVDMEALKTRVAYLKSKKFGKEAVAQMVSRAPFLLSFSVERLDNRLGFFQKELGLSVQKTRDLVVRLPRLLTGSLEPIKENWQMCQVELGFRRNEIQQIVSKIPKILTANKRKLTETFDYLHNVMGIPHHILTNFPQVFNSKLLRVKERHMFLTFLGRAQYDPAQPSYISLDKLVSMPDEVFCTEVAKASVKDFEKFLKTL from the exons ATGGCTTTTTGGGCTCGGCAGATAAGCATATGGTGCTCATCAGTGAAAACAAGTAATGTTGCTAATTCTATTCAGCAACTGAGAAGAACTCACAGAACGTGGATGCAGTTACATGAGCTTTCAGTTCTATCTTTGCTGTGTACTGATAATCAGTTTTTTCAGCGTGGATTGAAGACCTACCAATCTGTATCTCTGGGGAACCGTTTACAGTCCACCAACTCAAGTAATGGACAGATTGTTTCTTCAGAAAATAACTTACTTTCTCCAGTAAACCACTACCAGCAGCAAGCAGACGTAATACCCAGCTCAGATACAGAAACATTATATGAAG TTTGGGAAGATACACCACCTTCGTCTGCTTTGGAGGAGATCTCTGAAGAAGAAGCTGTGCAGATTGTAGCTgagccacccctgcccctcaGTTCTTTCACACTTAGAGATTATGTTGATCGTTCAGAAACTCTGAGAAAATTAGTGCTTTTGG GAGTTGATTTGTCCAAAGTAGAAAAACGTCCACATGCAGGCCAACTCCTACTGAGACTGGATTTTGAAAAAGATGTAAGAAAAAGACTTTTGTTTCTTAAGGATGTGGGTGTAGAAGATCATCAGCTGGGGCCATTCCTGACCCAAAATCCATACATTCTTGCTGTAGACATGGAGGCGCTAAAGACAAG AGTGGCTTACCTAAAATCAAAAAAATTTGGTAAGGAAGCAGTTGCACAGATGGTCTCGAGAGCTCCATTTTTACTGTCTTTTTCAGTGGAAAGATTGGATAATAGGTTGGGTTTCTTCCAAAAAGAACTTGGACTAAGTGTGCAAAAG ACCCGGGATTTAGTAGTTCGTCTTCCAAGGCTACTGACTGGCAGTCTTGAGCCTATAAAAGAAAATTGGCAG atgtgCCAGGTTGAACTTGGTTTTCGACGTAATGAAATTCAGCAGATTGTATCTAAAATCCCCAAGATTTTAactgcaaacaaaaggaagctaACAGAGACTTTTGACTACCTGCACAATGTAATGGGCATTCCCCACCACATCCTTACTAACTTCCCTCAA GTTTTCAATTCAAAGCTATTACGAGTCAAAGAAAGACATATGTTTCTTACATTTTTGGGAAGAGCACAGTATGACCCAGCACAGCCTAGCTACATCTCTCTGGACAAACTAGTATCCATGCCCGATGAGGTGTTTTGTACAGAGGTTGCCAAGGCCTCAGTAAAGGACTTTGAAAAATTCTTAAAAACACTTTAA